The following proteins are encoded in a genomic region of Gimesia algae:
- a CDS encoding exo-alpha-sialidase, with protein MKHLLLTLTVLSLTTSFPTLSAAEEKTEQPVPVLNLPDSGTDAAEIDYQKLPVLIGAHAIINAAAPGPYPRKSSDIDLRDLRLNLHNYLIYHAGKFWCIWSDGPRIEDEPTQEIKYATSVDGVQWSKAKSVTGTPEKPHAFIARGLWLRDGQLLALAAKYQGHGAFGPQDKKHLELIAYRWEPKQDKWVYEGQLYDNAINNFPPQKLPSNNWILTRRDSRFNVSVLVGGVKSLGDWKSFPVVGVQQVKGFRPDEPIFWVLPDKSLYALFRDNGNSQRLFFSTSNDEGRSWEPPVISNFPNAKSKLFSLATSHGYRVLVLNAHPKVNRRELYLAVSPDNKTFTRLAKLEIPSPAELPEEVASLKKEFRAGIASLQYPHVIEHGGYLFIAFSRNKVQTEVFRVKLSDIDALLSE; from the coding sequence ACAGAGCAACCGGTCCCGGTACTGAACCTCCCCGACTCCGGCACTGATGCTGCAGAGATCGACTACCAGAAGCTCCCGGTCCTGATAGGCGCCCATGCGATCATCAACGCGGCTGCCCCGGGGCCTTACCCCAGGAAATCAAGTGATATAGATCTTCGCGACCTGCGACTGAACCTGCACAACTACCTGATCTATCACGCTGGTAAATTCTGGTGCATCTGGAGTGATGGCCCTCGCATTGAAGACGAACCGACACAGGAAATCAAATACGCCACCAGCGTCGATGGAGTGCAGTGGAGCAAAGCGAAATCGGTAACTGGCACTCCCGAGAAGCCCCACGCGTTCATTGCCCGCGGTCTCTGGCTCCGAGACGGTCAATTGCTGGCTCTGGCAGCAAAATATCAGGGACACGGTGCTTTCGGACCACAGGACAAAAAACATCTGGAACTGATCGCCTATCGCTGGGAGCCAAAGCAGGACAAGTGGGTTTATGAAGGCCAACTCTACGACAATGCCATCAACAACTTCCCTCCGCAGAAGCTCCCCTCTAACAACTGGATTCTCACCCGCCGCGATTCGCGGTTTAATGTCAGCGTATTAGTTGGCGGTGTGAAATCGCTGGGCGACTGGAAATCGTTTCCCGTGGTTGGTGTGCAACAGGTCAAAGGCTTCCGTCCTGATGAACCGATCTTCTGGGTGCTACCAGATAAGAGTCTGTATGCCCTCTTCCGCGATAATGGCAACTCGCAGCGGCTGTTCTTCTCTACATCAAATGATGAAGGTCGCTCCTGGGAGCCTCCTGTGATCTCCAATTTCCCCAACGCCAAAAGCAAACTCTTCTCCCTCGCCACCAGTCATGGTTACCGCGTACTCGTGCTTAACGCGCATCCGAAAGTCAACCGCCGCGAACTTTATCTAGCAGTCAGCCCCGACAACAAAACCTTCACCCGCCTGGCAAAGCTCGAGATTCCCTCACCAGCAGAGCTACCAGAAGAAGTCGCTTCGCTCAAAAAGGAATTCAGGGCCGGCATCGCCAGCCTGCAGTACCCGCACGTGATTGAGCACGGCGGCTATCTCTTTATCGCCTTCTCACGGAACAAGGTGCAAACCGAAGTCTTCCGCGTGAAACTGTCAGACATAGATGCCCTGCTGAGTGAATAG
- a CDS encoding DUF6122 family protein yields MEAVPDVVRHLIHYACHLLVPFLIARLFWKEHWLQAGLIMLATMLIDVDHLLADPIFDPHRCSLGFHPLHTWRAAAVYATLLFIPSWRWRAVAVGCLWHLATDGIDCLLGGHCLFC; encoded by the coding sequence ATGGAAGCTGTCCCGGATGTCGTGAGGCATCTGATTCATTATGCGTGTCACCTGCTGGTTCCCTTTCTGATTGCGCGGCTGTTCTGGAAGGAACACTGGCTGCAGGCGGGGCTGATTATGCTGGCGACGATGCTGATTGATGTCGATCATCTGCTGGCCGACCCGATCTTTGATCCGCATCGCTGCAGCCTGGGATTTCATCCCCTGCATACCTGGAGGGCGGCGGCCGTGTATGCGACGCTACTCTTTATTCCCTCCTGGCGCTGGCGGGCGGTGGCAGTGGGCTGTCTGTGGCATCTGGCGACGGATGGGATCGACTGTCTGCTGGGCGGGCATTGTCTATTTTGTTGA
- a CDS encoding DUF5673 domain-containing protein, whose translation MNTEINASQWKWENGKTVPLILIGLVVLQGILALLTSYFFQTSLGDGVIYAGIISGYPLLFWFLFSWIRSLRSCGSTLLDCRGPRFEPALILLALLLLPGAVLSFFVSAEHGQGILMGGLLLSTPIMMLIFSSGRLLIVENGVWYHGTLFKWDEITGYSWTGDANSQLVLQSSKRFFKGAGPPLSVPPELKAAVNELLQKHIQSGS comes from the coding sequence ATGAATACGGAAATCAATGCAAGCCAATGGAAGTGGGAAAACGGGAAAACCGTTCCCCTGATTCTGATCGGCCTGGTTGTGCTTCAGGGAATTCTGGCATTGCTCACTTCGTATTTCTTTCAGACCAGCCTGGGTGACGGAGTTATCTATGCAGGAATCATAAGTGGCTACCCGCTTTTATTCTGGTTTCTGTTCTCCTGGATCAGATCACTCCGGAGCTGTGGTTCAACCTTGCTTGATTGCAGAGGCCCACGATTCGAGCCTGCACTCATACTGCTCGCATTACTGTTATTACCAGGTGCAGTGTTGAGTTTCTTCGTCAGTGCCGAACATGGTCAAGGAATCCTCATGGGAGGACTTCTGCTCTCTACCCCCATCATGATGCTCATCTTTTCTTCAGGTCGGTTACTGATCGTTGAAAATGGGGTCTGGTATCATGGGACTCTATTCAAATGGGATGAAATTACCGGTTACAGTTGGACGGGAGATGCGAATTCACAGTTGGTCCTGCAATCCAGCAAAAGGTTTTTCAAAGGGGCTGGCCCTCCGCTGTCCGTTCCACCGGAGTTGAAAGCAGCGGTAAACGAATTGCTGCAAAAACATATCCAGTCAGGAAGCTGA
- a CDS encoding pentapeptide repeat-containing protein — protein sequence MANPEHEALVQQGAKALSLWRMSHPQVRLNLTEADLSGLDLYKIRLRKADLRDANLFRTNLSCADLSEVDLSGANLSDADLMCTNLSGAKLTGADFSNANLTETDFSWADLSDSNLEKGILKNINLNHATGIDLSTIKVDAVLDNKTEPPVLRQKKLYTGYLMMLSTIVAFLFLLGVGLFISVLAGLYGVKVLHQNYIVEVFMGLALLILFLGMTAGAIVVASEKGYYRIIGFILVGLPLTGLCCDFLVRLIFQQKVINTFNGPEIVPGFRETFKRFILLNDVYYLLAIALTGIFILALLPPRKRRPVY from the coding sequence GTGGCAAATCCTGAGCATGAAGCGTTGGTACAACAGGGGGCAAAAGCCTTATCGCTCTGGCGCATGAGTCACCCCCAGGTGAGGTTGAACTTAACAGAAGCAGACTTGAGCGGACTGGATTTATACAAAATCCGACTCCGAAAAGCGGATTTGCGTGACGCAAATCTTTTCAGAACGAATTTGAGTTGTGCTGATCTGAGCGAGGTTGATTTGTCAGGCGCCAACTTAAGCGATGCCGATCTGATGTGCACGAATCTTTCGGGAGCCAAGCTGACAGGGGCGGATTTCAGCAACGCAAACCTGACAGAAACAGACTTCAGCTGGGCTGACTTAAGTGACAGCAATCTGGAGAAAGGCATTTTAAAAAACATCAATCTCAATCATGCAACAGGAATCGATCTGAGTACGATCAAGGTTGATGCCGTACTAGACAATAAAACAGAACCTCCCGTCCTGCGACAAAAAAAACTGTATACAGGATATTTAATGATGCTCTCAACGATTGTCGCTTTCCTGTTTTTACTGGGGGTTGGATTATTTATCTCTGTCCTCGCGGGACTGTATGGTGTCAAAGTCTTACACCAGAATTATATTGTCGAAGTATTCATGGGCCTGGCATTGCTGATTTTATTTTTGGGAATGACCGCTGGTGCGATCGTAGTTGCATCGGAAAAAGGATATTACCGAATCATCGGTTTCATTTTAGTGGGGCTCCCGCTGACAGGCCTCTGTTGTGACTTTTTAGTAAGATTAATTTTTCAACAGAAAGTCATCAACACTTTCAATGGTCCAGAAATTGTGCCTGGATTTCGAGAAACGTTCAAACGATTCATTCTTTTGAATGATGTCTACTATCTGTTAGCAATCGCGCTGACAGGGATTTTCATTCTGGCATTATTGCCACCGCGAAAAAGAAGACCTGTATATTAA
- a CDS encoding HAD family hydrolase, with product MLLCLFDIDGTLTDTSDIDTACFVQALTDVFGLQKIDTDWSIYPDVTDSAITTRLVKMQRGQAPIESEISRSSEHYFSLLQSAFNTSSEQCQPITGGPRFLSRLDSDPEIAIAYATGSWEQTARLKLERSGYDHRHYPLASANDAFTRTGICSLAVERALQQYAVTEFKTIIAFGDGIWDARTALELGYRFVGIAQGDKAMQLQEAGADFVIPNYETITPAELKKRIGL from the coding sequence ATGCTACTCTGCCTGTTCGACATTGATGGCACACTAACCGATACCAGTGACATCGACACAGCCTGTTTCGTCCAGGCTCTGACAGATGTATTCGGTCTGCAGAAGATTGACACAGACTGGTCTATTTATCCGGATGTGACTGACTCTGCTATCACAACTCGACTGGTTAAGATGCAGCGGGGCCAGGCTCCCATAGAATCAGAAATAAGCCGGAGCTCAGAACATTACTTTTCCCTGTTGCAGTCTGCATTCAACACTTCATCGGAACAATGTCAGCCCATCACCGGCGGTCCACGATTTCTGAGCAGACTGGACAGTGATCCGGAAATAGCGATTGCCTACGCGACGGGTAGCTGGGAGCAGACCGCACGACTCAAGCTCGAACGGTCCGGCTATGATCACCGGCATTATCCCCTGGCGTCTGCCAATGATGCCTTCACCCGCACTGGTATCTGTTCCCTCGCCGTCGAACGTGCACTCCAGCAGTACGCGGTGACAGAATTCAAAACGATCATTGCGTTTGGAGATGGAATCTGGGATGCCAGGACGGCTTTAGAACTTGGCTATCGGTTCGTGGGAATCGCACAAGGAGATAAGGCGATGCAGCTTCAGGAGGCCGGCGCTGATTTCGTAATACCAAATTATGAAACGATCACCCCAGCTGAATTAAAAAAGCGTATCGGGCTGTAG
- a CDS encoding HDOD domain-containing protein, giving the protein MLIVDDESSLRQLLARALTQVGFHCDTAEDGTAALQYCERHDYDLVITDLIMPETNGHAFCIKLLENKKNTPLICVLTGIEEPRIEEDLKKRGIQHLYHKPIDYKQFSQDMLRFLKETKDSAPQETAVKSLSSTPSTTESPSSKNNVVILSPDMTFCRRISLAAADSPLNVIIALSTDHLLEIVNEKRIDLLIVDQEISGFLRGNQIVERLHSDLINIPAFLRGEKITFNHLNIDECEGVEKLIEQDIDERDLLNMAYAYLSRLSQHCLVIDPAARRLVTEFSDVPPIPHVLTRLAERAAQSSLDISIPQLVSEIETDPRLTSELIKVANSSQVASTSKQKDLKGIITLLGPRQAISICLSLGLRTVRSKLMMPWAEDFRNWYLKRTSLIAATAESVARFYENVPPETAYLLGILQDIGILVQAEHYGEAYFERVIKRVRQIPTLQFTTSEYMVTNTDHGMVSAAVLQSWGFPFSIVQPVYAHHQEEQTKLPIMAQGLVRCMRLAEAFAEMCDQPVPQRILKVNTLLAEYYQKSRMEAQDVFLTAIEKTNQMTDILRTPPLEPGELEAIVNQLQISDPQQV; this is encoded by the coding sequence GTGCTGATTGTAGACGATGAATCATCGTTACGACAACTTCTGGCACGTGCTTTAACACAAGTGGGCTTCCACTGTGATACCGCTGAAGATGGTACCGCCGCACTGCAATATTGTGAACGACATGATTACGATCTAGTGATTACAGATCTGATTATGCCAGAAACAAATGGGCATGCATTCTGCATCAAGCTACTTGAAAATAAAAAAAACACACCTTTAATTTGTGTATTAACTGGTATCGAAGAACCTCGCATCGAAGAAGACCTGAAGAAACGAGGCATTCAACATCTCTACCATAAACCGATTGATTATAAACAGTTTTCTCAGGATATGCTCCGATTCCTGAAAGAAACCAAAGATTCCGCACCACAGGAAACGGCAGTGAAATCTCTGTCTTCTACACCTTCCACAACAGAGTCACCCAGTTCCAAAAATAACGTAGTGATTCTAAGCCCTGACATGACATTCTGTCGCAGGATTTCACTGGCAGCCGCCGATAGCCCACTGAACGTCATCATTGCACTCAGTACTGACCACCTGCTGGAGATCGTGAACGAAAAAAGAATCGACCTGCTGATTGTCGATCAGGAGATATCAGGCTTTCTGCGCGGCAATCAGATCGTAGAACGACTTCATTCAGATCTAATAAATATTCCCGCATTCTTAAGGGGGGAGAAAATAACATTTAACCATCTTAATATTGATGAGTGCGAGGGAGTTGAGAAACTAATCGAGCAAGACATAGATGAGCGAGATCTATTGAACATGGCCTATGCCTATTTATCACGATTATCTCAACACTGCCTGGTGATTGACCCGGCGGCCCGCAGGCTGGTGACTGAGTTCAGTGATGTACCTCCCATTCCCCATGTCCTTACCAGACTGGCAGAACGCGCAGCACAATCGTCACTCGATATTTCGATTCCCCAGTTAGTGAGCGAGATCGAAACGGACCCGCGACTCACTTCCGAACTCATTAAAGTCGCCAACTCGTCGCAAGTCGCATCGACTTCCAAACAGAAAGATCTGAAAGGGATCATTACTTTGCTGGGGCCGCGACAGGCAATTTCCATTTGCCTCTCGCTGGGTTTAAGAACTGTGCGTTCCAAACTGATGATGCCATGGGCAGAGGATTTTCGAAACTGGTACTTAAAAAGAACTTCACTCATCGCTGCAACCGCAGAATCGGTGGCGCGTTTTTACGAAAATGTTCCGCCGGAAACGGCTTATTTACTCGGTATTTTACAGGACATCGGGATTCTCGTGCAAGCGGAACATTATGGAGAAGCCTACTTTGAAAGAGTTATCAAACGAGTACGACAAATACCGACATTGCAATTTACGACATCGGAATACATGGTTACGAATACTGACCACGGAATGGTATCTGCGGCTGTGCTGCAATCCTGGGGTTTTCCTTTTTCGATCGTACAACCTGTATATGCGCATCATCAGGAGGAGCAGACGAAGTTGCCCATCATGGCACAGGGACTGGTCCGCTGCATGCGTCTTGCGGAAGCATTTGCTGAGATGTGTGACCAGCCTGTACCGCAGCGAATTCTTAAAGTGAATACGCTGTTAGCTGAGTATTATCAGAAGAGCAGAATGGAAGCACAAGATGTATTTCTGACTGCCATCGAAAAAACAAATCAGATGACAGATATTTTACGAACACCTCCCCTGGAACCCGGCGAACTGGAAGCAATCGTTAATCAACTTCAGATAAGTGATCCCCAACAGGTATGA
- a CDS encoding PAS domain-containing sensor histidine kinase gives MSPFTKNSIDVNTLTQVIEKTVNAVVITDANCHITWVNRSFERTTGYSFAEARGKHPGRLLQGPETDQEDIASMREAIASKEPFSKAVLNYTKGGQSYWNYIECQPLYENENLTGYMAILTDVTASVVFQNKLIEANNRALENSELLQLAFAGGKVGSWDWSPAEDRVVYDKSWAMLVGADFENLAHNLDSWEKRIHPEDLDLFTQQLAAVTSDNQDYFISEHRILCDHNQYRWTMARGQVVERNDSGLPTRVVGVHFDITRQKQTQNLLDTQNTLLRTILDVIPFSVSWKDADLHYLGCNNNFLELSGYEHPRKMLGKTESELRPASTYIEQQLKDEFNVIATGIPLMHQIESRVLTNGDQKILDRNKVPLKLHDNTTGILEVSIDITELEMAREALRQKELELRHRGRMQAVGELAGGGAHEFNNLLQTIRGYVCFAQDELTPQSAAYSDLSESILAIDRAVQLTQQLLHFSRIDDIEKKICDPDNVIADLNNLLRPLIPDKINLKFELASSLPSIMANPLILGQAILNLCLNARDAMPAGGTITVGTRLITSKIGRNQIGFYVLDSGTGIPEKIQERIFDPFFTTKEVGKGTGLGLSIVYSAAYEHEGKVDFETTAGKGTRFEIVIPEFYQKSETNLEKDAFDQELFLEKDLSSKNKTILITADDSISTLVTV, from the coding sequence ATGAGTCCATTCACTAAGAATTCAATTGATGTAAATACTCTCACACAAGTGATCGAAAAGACGGTCAACGCCGTTGTCATAACGGACGCCAACTGTCATATCACCTGGGTCAATCGAAGCTTTGAGCGTACAACAGGTTACTCATTTGCCGAAGCGCGAGGCAAACACCCGGGTCGCTTACTTCAAGGTCCTGAAACAGACCAGGAAGACATAGCGAGTATGAGAGAGGCCATTGCCAGTAAAGAACCATTCTCCAAAGCGGTGCTGAATTATACAAAGGGTGGCCAGTCATACTGGAACTACATTGAATGTCAGCCACTCTATGAGAATGAAAACTTGACCGGCTACATGGCTATTCTGACTGATGTGACAGCCAGTGTGGTATTTCAGAACAAGCTGATTGAAGCCAATAATCGGGCTCTCGAAAATTCAGAACTTCTTCAACTCGCGTTTGCCGGTGGTAAGGTAGGAAGCTGGGACTGGAGCCCCGCCGAAGACAGGGTCGTTTACGATAAAAGCTGGGCAATGCTGGTTGGAGCAGACTTTGAAAACCTCGCCCACAATCTGGACTCTTGGGAAAAACGGATTCATCCGGAAGATTTAGATTTGTTTACACAGCAACTGGCAGCGGTGACAAGTGATAACCAGGACTATTTCATCTCGGAACATCGTATTTTATGCGACCACAATCAATATCGCTGGACGATGGCACGCGGCCAGGTCGTAGAGAGGAATGATTCGGGGCTCCCGACGCGGGTGGTAGGAGTACACTTTGATATCACCCGTCAAAAACAAACCCAGAATCTTCTCGACACACAAAATACACTCCTGCGTACAATTTTAGATGTCATTCCCTTTTCGGTGTCCTGGAAAGACGCTGACTTACACTATCTGGGCTGTAATAATAATTTTCTGGAACTTTCAGGATACGAACACCCCCGCAAAATGTTGGGGAAAACAGAATCAGAATTGAGACCTGCATCCACTTACATTGAACAACAACTTAAAGACGAGTTCAATGTCATAGCGACCGGTATCCCATTGATGCATCAGATCGAATCCCGGGTCTTAACTAATGGTGATCAGAAGATTTTAGACAGGAACAAGGTTCCTCTTAAGCTACATGATAACACGACAGGAATACTCGAGGTCTCAATCGACATCACCGAACTGGAAATGGCGCGTGAAGCTCTACGTCAGAAAGAACTGGAACTGCGTCATCGAGGACGGATGCAGGCAGTGGGAGAACTGGCAGGGGGCGGGGCGCATGAATTCAACAATTTATTGCAGACAATTCGCGGTTATGTCTGTTTCGCGCAGGACGAACTGACACCGCAATCGGCCGCGTATTCAGATCTTTCGGAAAGTATTCTTGCCATCGATCGCGCAGTTCAGCTAACTCAGCAATTATTGCATTTCAGTCGTATTGATGATATTGAGAAAAAAATATGCGATCCCGACAATGTGATTGCAGACTTAAATAATTTACTCAGACCATTAATACCAGATAAGATTAATCTAAAATTTGAATTAGCAAGTTCTCTACCCTCGATTATGGCCAATCCACTTATTTTGGGACAGGCGATTTTGAATTTGTGTCTGAATGCTCGTGATGCCATGCCGGCCGGAGGCACAATTACTGTCGGAACACGATTGATCACTTCAAAAATTGGCAGAAACCAGATCGGCTTTTATGTCCTTGATTCGGGAACCGGAATACCAGAAAAAATTCAAGAACGCATTTTTGATCCTTTTTTTACGACAAAGGAAGTCGGAAAAGGAACCGGGCTGGGACTTTCCATAGTGTACTCTGCCGCTTATGAACATGAGGGAAAGGTTGATTTTGAAACTACCGCCGGAAAAGGAACAAGGTTTGAAATAGTGATTCCCGAGTTTTATCAGAAATCCGAAACGAATCTAGAGAAAGACGCATTTGACCAAGAGCTGTTTCTTGAAAAAGATTTGTCTTCAAAGAACAAAACGATATTGATTACTGCAGATGATTCTATCTCAACGCTGGTCACTGTGTGA
- a CDS encoding response regulator: MLHDLGYQIITAFTGREAVEIYRRERNNIQGLVIDISIPQMTGTEAYESICKLGNPPPVLFCTGDTTPDLHHVNLAAKGYRFIKKPFNQNTLQNMMDTLFTDVLETI, encoded by the coding sequence ATGCTGCATGATCTGGGATATCAAATCATTACCGCGTTTACTGGACGTGAAGCGGTGGAGATATATCGACGGGAACGAAATAACATCCAGGGACTTGTGATTGACATTTCGATCCCGCAGATGACGGGTACAGAAGCTTATGAAAGTATTTGTAAACTGGGAAACCCGCCTCCCGTGCTTTTTTGCACAGGAGATACTACTCCTGATCTTCACCACGTCAATCTCGCGGCAAAAGGCTATCGATTTATCAAAAAACCATTTAATCAAAACACACTGCAGAACATGATGGACACACTATTTACTGACGTCTTAGAAACCATCTAG
- a CDS encoding DUF4184 family protein, with translation MTKVFGPRSFWLTSFMAANVLIDVEVLYYLSRDELPLHRYLHTYLGGSVVGLIAGLIMWGVVLIVVRWMPAGSRWKTRLSQTPKTRLLNQSLLAGLIGGVSHVFLDSLMHDDMHPFWPFTTGNTLAGIISVPALHIGLGLLGLFAMILWLLLREP, from the coding sequence CTGACTAAAGTTTTTGGCCCCCGTTCATTCTGGCTGACATCCTTCATGGCTGCGAACGTCCTGATTGATGTGGAAGTGCTGTACTATCTGAGCAGAGATGAACTGCCGCTCCACCGTTACCTGCATACCTATCTCGGCGGCAGTGTGGTCGGCCTCATCGCCGGTCTGATCATGTGGGGCGTCGTGCTGATCGTCGTCCGCTGGATGCCCGCTGGTTCACGCTGGAAAACGCGGCTGAGCCAGACACCAAAGACCCGACTTCTCAATCAGTCGCTGCTGGCGGGTTTGATCGGTGGGGTATCACACGTCTTTCTCGACAGCCTGATGCATGATGACATGCATCCATTCTGGCCGTTCACGACCGGCAATACACTGGCAGGAATCATCAGCGTTCCGGCTCTGCATATCGGACTGGGACTACTCGGCCTGTTTGCGATGATCCTCTGGCTGCTACTCCGTGAACCGTAA
- a CDS encoding VOC family protein — translation MMHLSVKSVDAWWEHVQNQKITEKYNVKVTEPEQRSWKMRDFVLTDPSGVL, via the coding sequence ATGATGCATCTCTCTGTCAAAAGCGTGGATGCCTGGTGGGAACACGTTCAGAATCAAAAAATCACAGAGAAGTACAACGTGAAAGTGACCGAACCAGAGCAGCGCTCCTGGAAAATGCGGGATTTCGTCCTGACTGATCCTTCAGGCGTCTTGTAG
- a CDS encoding histidine kinase, protein MISTAEISMYPFQENYKELIKAFIAKLSYYPDLRVTPGPTSTVVIGEYEQLMTCLTEMFRWSHEEHGKAVFVVKIMPGYEPS, encoded by the coding sequence ATGATCAGTACCGCAGAAATCAGCATGTATCCGTTTCAGGAAAACTATAAGGAACTGATCAAAGCCTTTATTGCCAAACTGAGCTACTACCCTGATCTGCGCGTGACGCCGGGGCCAACTTCGACGGTGGTGATCGGCGAGTACGAGCAATTGATGACGTGCCTGACAGAAATGTTTCGCTGGAGTCATGAGGAACATGGCAAAGCGGTCTTCGTCGTTAAAATCATGCCTGGGTATGAGCCCTCATGA
- a CDS encoding SIMPL domain-containing protein codes for MKILLAALVLLSGSIVEAADQPSITVSAKSEIQVAPDEVVLYLSAHTRDKHLSIAKRDNDEITTAVMKVFPRYSIPDEDVKVTDLQVDPDYGKYDNRSETPLAYEFVRSIRVRLTNFKHIEPLISDVIEAGLNDISRLHFRVSNQRKYQFEARKLAMTYAREKAVHLTELTNMKLGSPLRIEEGIESNWNAGGFGGAMVRQEQSQPLPDQKPAQPVESKLMLVKLQKDKGQEEKTIQILSSPGQITISAEVTVEFAMSSE; via the coding sequence ATGAAAATATTGTTAGCTGCTTTGGTGCTGTTAAGTGGCTCAATCGTGGAAGCTGCTGACCAACCATCGATTACTGTATCGGCGAAGAGCGAGATTCAAGTGGCGCCTGATGAAGTCGTACTCTATCTGTCAGCCCATACACGCGACAAACATCTTTCGATTGCCAAACGCGATAATGACGAGATCACCACAGCCGTAATGAAGGTGTTTCCCCGCTATTCGATTCCGGACGAGGATGTAAAAGTCACTGATCTGCAAGTCGATCCGGATTACGGCAAATATGATAATCGATCAGAAACCCCCCTCGCTTATGAATTTGTCCGGTCGATTCGAGTGCGTTTGACCAACTTTAAACACATCGAACCTTTAATTTCAGATGTCATTGAAGCAGGCTTGAATGATATAAGCCGTTTACATTTTCGCGTGAGTAATCAGCGGAAGTATCAGTTCGAAGCACGAAAACTGGCGATGACCTATGCCCGTGAGAAAGCAGTGCACCTGACCGAATTAACCAATATGAAACTGGGATCTCCCTTGCGAATCGAAGAGGGGATTGAATCAAACTGGAACGCCGGCGGGTTTGGTGGCGCAATGGTGAGGCAGGAACAGTCGCAACCTCTGCCCGATCAAAAACCTGCTCAGCCGGTTGAATCAAAGTTGATGCTGGTCAAGCTGCAGAAAGATAAAGGACAGGAGGAAAAAACGATCCAGATTCTCTCGTCACCTGGTCAGATTACTATTTCTGCAGAGGTGACTGTGGAGTTCGCAATGTCATCTGAGTGA